In Citrobacter sp. RHB25-C09, the following proteins share a genomic window:
- the alaE gene encoding L-alanine exporter AlaE produces the protein MFSPQSRLRHAVADTFAMVVYCSVVNMLIEVFLSGMTFEQSLSSRLVAIPINILIAWPYGMYRDLFMKASRNVSPAGWAKNLADVLAYVTFQSPVYVAILLTVGADWHQITAAVSSNIVVSMMMGAVYGYFLDYCRRLFKVSRYQQVKA, from the coding sequence ATGTTCTCACCGCAGTCACGCTTACGTCATGCCGTAGCAGACACGTTCGCGATGGTTGTTTATTGTTCAGTCGTGAACATGCTGATCGAAGTCTTCCTCTCAGGAATGACCTTTGAACAATCCCTCTCTTCCAGACTGGTTGCCATTCCGATCAACATCCTGATCGCCTGGCCATACGGCATGTATCGCGATCTCTTTATGAAAGCGTCGCGTAATGTGAGTCCTGCTGGATGGGCGAAAAACCTGGCTGACGTGCTGGCCTATGTGACCTTCCAGTCTCCGGTTTATGTGGCAATTTTGCTGACGGTCGGTGCCGACTGGCATCAGATTACGGCGGCAGTGAGTTCAAATATTGTGGTATCGATGATGATGGGGGCGGTCTATGGCTATTTTCTGGATTACTGCCGCCGCCTGTTTAAGGTCAGTCGTTACCAGCAGGTTAAAGCGTAA
- a CDS encoding DUF2002 family protein translates to MYLRPDEVARVLEKVGFTVDVVTQKAYGYRRGENYVYVNREARMGRTALVIHPTLKERSSSLAEPATDIKTCDHYQNFPLYLAGETHEHYGIPHGFSSRIALERYLNGLFGEAS, encoded by the coding sequence ATGTATTTACGACCTGACGAGGTGGCGCGCGTACTTGAAAAAGTGGGATTTACAGTAGATGTGGTCACGCAGAAAGCTTATGGCTATCGACGTGGCGAAAATTATGTCTATGTGAATCGTGAAGCGCGTATGGGACGCACTGCGCTGGTGATTCATCCGACGTTAAAAGAACGCAGCTCTTCGCTGGCCGAACCCGCGACAGATATTAAAACCTGCGATCATTACCAGAATTTTCCGTTGTATTTAGCCGGGGAGACGCACGAACATTACGGCATTCCCCACGGCTTTAGTTCGCGTATTGCGCTTGAGCGCTATTTGAACGGACTGTTCGGCGAGGCGAGTTAA
- the gabP gene encoding GABA permease: protein MGQMSQSHDLGGGLKSRHVTMLSIAGVIGASLFVGSSVAIAQAGPAVILAYLFAGLLVVMIMRMLAEMAVATPDTGSFSTYADKAIGRWAGYTIGWLYWWFWVLVIPLEANIAAIILNSWVPGVPIWLFSLVITLALTGSNLLSVKNYGEFEFWLALCKVIAILAFIALGAAAISGFYPYAEVSGISRLWDHGGFMPNGFGAVLSAMLITMFSFMGAEIVTIAAAESDTPDKHIVRATNSVIWRISIFYLCSIFVVVALIPWNMPGLKEVGSYRSVLELLNIPHAKLIMDCVILLSVTSCLNSALYTASRMLYSLSRRGDAPAVMGKTNRSKTPYVAVLLSTGAAFLTVVVNYYAPAKVFKFLIDSSGAIALLVYLVIAVSQLRMRKILLAEGGEIKLKMWLYPWLTWLVIGFISFVLIVMLFRPAQQLEVISTALLGLGIICTVPIMSRWKKLVLWQKTPLQNTR from the coding sequence ATGGGGCAAATGTCGCAATCACATGATTTAGGAGGCGGGCTGAAATCCCGCCACGTCACCATGTTGTCTATTGCCGGTGTTATCGGCGCAAGTCTGTTTGTCGGCTCAAGCGTAGCCATTGCCCAGGCCGGGCCTGCGGTGATCCTGGCCTATCTGTTTGCCGGGCTACTGGTAGTGATGATTATGCGAATGCTGGCCGAAATGGCCGTCGCCACACCGGACACCGGCTCCTTTTCAACTTACGCGGATAAAGCCATTGGCCGTTGGGCAGGTTATACCATCGGCTGGCTGTACTGGTGGTTTTGGGTATTGGTGATCCCGCTCGAAGCGAATATCGCAGCCATCATTTTAAATTCCTGGGTTCCCGGCGTCCCGATATGGCTGTTTTCGTTAGTCATTACGCTGGCGTTAACCGGCAGTAATTTGCTGAGCGTCAAAAACTACGGTGAGTTTGAGTTCTGGCTGGCGCTGTGCAAAGTGATTGCTATCCTTGCGTTTATTGCCCTGGGCGCGGCGGCGATTAGCGGTTTTTATCCCTACGCTGAAGTCAGCGGAATTTCACGCTTATGGGATCACGGTGGCTTCATGCCGAACGGCTTTGGCGCGGTGCTGAGCGCAATGCTGATCACGATGTTCTCGTTTATGGGGGCGGAAATTGTCACCATCGCCGCAGCGGAATCCGACACGCCGGATAAACACATCGTTCGCGCCACCAACTCGGTGATCTGGCGTATTTCTATCTTCTATTTATGCTCAATCTTTGTGGTCGTCGCGCTGATCCCGTGGAATATGCCAGGGCTGAAAGAGGTGGGCTCTTATCGCTCGGTGCTGGAACTGCTGAACATCCCACACGCGAAGTTGATTATGGACTGTGTGATCCTGCTGTCAGTCACCAGTTGCCTGAACTCGGCGTTGTATACCGCATCGAGAATGCTCTATTCTCTGAGCCGTCGCGGTGATGCCCCCGCCGTGATGGGCAAAACCAACCGCAGCAAAACGCCCTACGTCGCCGTTCTCCTCTCTACCGGCGCGGCGTTTTTGACCGTGGTCGTCAACTATTACGCTCCGGCAAAAGTATTTAAGTTTTTGATCGACAGTTCCGGTGCCATCGCCCTGCTGGTCTATCTGGTGATTGCCGTTTCCCAACTGCGGATGCGGAAAATCCTGCTGGCGGAAGGCGGCGAGATCAAGCTGAAAATGTGGCTTTATCCATGGCTGACCTGGCTGGTAATCGGCTTTATTAGCTTTGTGCTGATTGTGATGCTCTTTCGCCCGGCGCAACAGCTGGAAGTCATATCCACTGCCCTGTTAGGACTGGGGATCATTTGCACGGTCCCGATTATGTCGCGCTGGAAAAAACTGGTATTGTGGCAAAAGACACCATTACAAAATACCCGTTAG
- the gabD gene encoding NADP-dependent succinate-semialdehyde dehydrogenase, producing MQLNDPTLFHQQALIDGLWRDAHSGEVIAVTNPANGQTLGSVPKMGTEETREAIEAANRALPAWRALTAKERANILRRWFNLMLEHQDDLAHLMTLEQGKPLAEARGEISYAASFIEWFAEEGKRIYGDTIPGHQADKRLIVIKQPIGVTAAITPWNFPSAMITRKAGPALAAGCTMVLKPASQTPFSALALAELANRAGIPAGVFSVVTGSASAVGNELTSNLLVRKLSFTGSTEIGRQLMEQCAKDIKKVSLELGGNAPFIVFDDADLDKAVEGALASKFRNAGQTCVCANRLYVQDGVYDRFAEKLQQAVNKLQPGDGLNPEVTTGPLIDEKAVAKVQEHIADALEKGARVITGGKPHALGGNFFQPTILVDVPGNAKVAKEETFGPLAPLFRFTDEADVITQANDTEFGLAAYFYARDLSRVFRVGEALEYGIVGINTGIISNEVAPFGGIKASGLGREGSKYGIEDYLEIKYMCIGL from the coding sequence ATGCAACTTAACGATCCCACTTTGTTTCATCAGCAGGCGCTGATCGACGGCCTCTGGCGTGATGCTCACAGCGGCGAGGTGATTGCGGTGACGAATCCCGCGAACGGCCAGACGCTGGGCAGCGTGCCGAAAATGGGCACGGAGGAAACCCGTGAAGCCATTGAAGCCGCCAACCGCGCACTGCCGGCCTGGCGCGCCCTCACCGCCAAAGAGCGGGCAAATATTCTGCGCCGCTGGTTCAACCTGATGCTGGAGCATCAGGACGATCTCGCCCATCTGATGACGCTGGAACAGGGTAAACCGCTGGCGGAAGCCCGCGGTGAAATCAGCTACGCCGCGTCCTTTATTGAATGGTTTGCCGAAGAGGGCAAACGCATTTATGGCGACACCATTCCCGGTCATCAGGCCGATAAGCGTCTGATCGTGATTAAGCAGCCGATTGGCGTGACGGCGGCGATTACGCCGTGGAATTTCCCCTCGGCAATGATCACCCGCAAAGCCGGCCCGGCACTGGCGGCGGGCTGCACAATGGTGCTTAAACCGGCCAGCCAGACACCGTTTTCCGCACTGGCGCTGGCGGAGCTGGCCAACCGTGCCGGTATACCCGCAGGCGTATTCAGCGTGGTGACGGGGTCCGCGAGCGCCGTGGGTAACGAACTGACCAGCAACCTACTGGTGCGCAAATTGTCATTCACCGGCTCGACGGAGATTGGCCGCCAACTAATGGAACAGTGCGCGAAAGACATCAAGAAAGTGTCGCTGGAACTGGGCGGCAACGCGCCGTTTATCGTTTTTGACGACGCCGATCTCGATAAAGCCGTTGAAGGCGCGCTGGCATCCAAGTTCCGCAACGCCGGGCAGACCTGCGTCTGCGCTAATCGCCTGTACGTTCAGGACGGCGTTTACGATCGGTTTGCCGAGAAGCTTCAGCAGGCGGTGAACAAATTGCAGCCAGGCGATGGCCTGAACCCAGAGGTCACCACCGGCCCCCTGATCGATGAAAAAGCGGTGGCTAAAGTGCAGGAACATATTGCCGACGCGCTGGAAAAAGGCGCACGCGTCATCACCGGCGGCAAACCCCATGCGCTGGGTGGCAATTTCTTCCAGCCGACCATTCTGGTTGACGTGCCGGGTAACGCAAAAGTCGCCAAAGAAGAGACTTTCGGCCCGCTGGCACCGCTGTTCCGTTTTACCGATGAGGCTGACGTCATCACGCAAGCCAACGACACTGAGTTTGGGCTGGCGGCCTACTTCTACGCCCGTGACCTGAGCCGCGTATTTCGCGTTGGTGAAGCGCTGGAGTACGGCATCGTCGGCATAAACACCGGCATCATCTCGAACGAAGTCGCGCCGTTTGGCGGAATTAAAGCCTCCGGACTTGGTCGCGAAGGTTCGAAGTACGGCATCGAAGATTATTTAGAAATCAAATACATGTGCATTGGCCTTTAA
- the glaH gene encoding glutarate dioxygenase GlaH — translation MNALTAVKPNVEDAGSHHSGFTLKPSAQSPRLLELTFSAQTTEQFIQQVVQWPVQALEYKSFLRFKVGKILDDLCGNQLQPLLLKTLLNRAEGALLINAEGVNDVTQADEMVKLATAVAHLIGRSNFDAMSGQYYARFVVKNVDNSDSYLRQPHRVMELHNDGTYVEEITDYVLMMKIDEQNMTGGNSLLLHLDDWEHLETYFSHPLARRPMRFAAPPSKNVSHDVFHPVFDVDQQGRPVMRYIDQFVQPKDFEEGVWLSDLSDALETSKSILSVPVPVGKFLLINNLFWLHGRDRFTSHPDLRRELMRQRGYFAYASNHYQTHQ, via the coding sequence ATGAATGCACTGACTGCCGTAAAACCGAATGTTGAGGATGCTGGCTCCCACCACAGCGGGTTCACGCTGAAACCTTCTGCGCAATCCCCGCGTCTTCTGGAGCTGACCTTCTCCGCCCAGACGACAGAACAGTTTATCCAGCAAGTCGTGCAGTGGCCGGTTCAGGCGCTGGAGTACAAATCGTTCCTGCGCTTCAAAGTGGGCAAAATCCTCGACGATCTATGCGGCAATCAGCTACAGCCGCTGCTACTGAAAACGCTGTTGAACCGCGCTGAAGGCGCACTGCTGATCAATGCGGAAGGCGTCAACGACGTAACGCAGGCAGATGAGATGGTCAAGCTGGCGACGGCGGTAGCGCATCTGATAGGACGTTCCAACTTCGACGCCATGAGCGGTCAGTACTATGCACGCTTTGTGGTGAAAAATGTCGATAACTCAGACAGCTACCTGCGCCAGCCGCACCGCGTGATGGAACTGCACAACGACGGCACCTATGTCGAAGAGATCACCGACTATGTGCTGATGATGAAGATCGACGAGCAGAATATGACCGGTGGTAATTCACTGCTGTTGCACCTCGACGACTGGGAACACCTGGAGACGTATTTCTCTCATCCGCTGGCGCGACGCCCGATGCGCTTTGCGGCACCGCCGAGCAAAAATGTCAGCCACGATGTGTTCCATCCGGTATTTGACGTTGACCAACAGGGTCGCCCCGTCATGCGCTATATCGATCAGTTCGTCCAGCCGAAGGACTTTGAAGAAGGCGTCTGGTTAAGTGACCTTTCCGATGCGCTGGAAACCAGCAAAAGCATCCTCTCTGTGCCGGTTCCGGTAGGCAAATTCCTGCTGATCAACAACCTGTTCTGGCTGCACGGTCGCGATCGCTTTACCTCTCATCCAGACCTGCGCCGCGAGCTGATGCGCCAGCGCGGCTACTTCGCTTATGCCTCCAACCATTACCAGACGCATCAGTAA
- a CDS encoding DUF883 domain-containing protein — MFNRPNRNDVDEGVQDIHNDVNQLADSLEAVLKSWGSDAKDEAETARRKAQALLKETRARMHGRTRVQQAARDAVGCADTFVREKPWCSVGTAAAVGIFVGALLSLRR; from the coding sequence ATGTTTAATCGACCGAACCGAAACGACGTAGATGAAGGTGTGCAGGATATTCACAATGACGTCAATCAATTAGCGGATAGCCTGGAGGCTGTACTGAAGTCATGGGGAAGCGACGCGAAAGATGAAGCCGAAACGGCACGCCGTAAAGCGCAGGCCCTGTTGAAGGAGACTCGGGCACGTATGCACGGACGCACACGCGTTCAGCAGGCTGCCCGCGACGCCGTCGGTTGTGCCGATACCTTTGTGCGTGAAAAACCGTGGTGCAGCGTCGGTACAGCAGCGGCTGTGGGGATTTTCGTCGGGGCGCTGTTGAGCCTGCGTCGTTAA
- the csiR gene encoding DNA-binding transcriptional regulator CsiR — MTAISHPTAIDGYRWLKNDIIRGVYQPDEKLRMSLLTSRYALGVGPLREALSQLVAEHLVTVVNQKGYRVASMSEQELLDIFDARANMEAMLVGLAIERGGDEWEAEILARAHLLSKLEASDASEHMLDEWDLRHQAFHTAIVAGCGSNYLLQMRERLFDLAARYRFIWLRETVLSVEMLEDKHIQHQTLTEAILARDALRASELMRQHLLTPIPIIQQAMSGKLLAQKS, encoded by the coding sequence ATGACCGCCATTTCTCATCCGACGGCCATAGATGGATACCGCTGGCTTAAAAACGATATTATTCGCGGTGTTTATCAGCCTGACGAAAAGCTGCGTATGAGCTTATTAACCTCGCGCTATGCGCTTGGCGTTGGGCCGCTCAGAGAGGCGCTCTCGCAACTGGTGGCGGAGCATTTGGTCACGGTGGTGAATCAAAAAGGGTATCGGGTAGCGTCCATGTCGGAACAGGAGTTGCTCGATATTTTCGACGCCCGTGCCAATATGGAAGCCATGCTGGTCGGGCTGGCTATCGAGCGCGGCGGTGACGAATGGGAAGCAGAGATCCTCGCCCGCGCCCATCTGCTCAGTAAACTCGAGGCCAGCGACGCCAGCGAACATATGCTGGATGAGTGGGACCTGCGCCATCAGGCATTTCATACCGCCATCGTCGCCGGTTGTGGTTCCAATTATCTGCTGCAAATGCGCGAGCGTCTTTTCGATCTCGCGGCACGCTATCGGTTTATCTGGCTGCGTGAAACGGTGCTGTCCGTTGAAATGCTGGAGGATAAACACATTCAGCATCAGACGTTGACGGAGGCAATTCTGGCGCGCGATGCGCTACGCGCCAGCGAATTAATGCGCCAGCATCTGTTAACGCCGATTCCTATCATTCAACAGGCCATGTCCGGCAAACTGCTGGCGCAAAAGTCCTGA
- a CDS encoding metalloregulator ArsR/SmtB family transcription factor, with the protein MNELEQLQASAGQAAVLLKAMSHPKRLLILCMLCGSPGTSAGELARATGLSPSATSQHLARMREEGLIDSQRDAQRILYSIKNAAVNAIIATLKTVYCP; encoded by the coding sequence ATGAATGAACTCGAACAACTACAGGCCAGCGCCGGACAGGCGGCGGTGCTGCTGAAAGCGATGAGTCACCCGAAGCGACTGCTGATTTTATGCATGCTTTGCGGTTCGCCCGGCACCAGCGCGGGCGAACTGGCGCGCGCAACGGGACTTAGCCCCTCCGCCACCTCACAGCACCTGGCGCGGATGCGCGAAGAGGGACTTATCGACAGTCAGAGAGATGCCCAGCGCATTCTCTACTCCATTAAAAACGCGGCAGTGAATGCGATTATTGCCACATTGAAAACCGTTTATTGTCCATAA
- the lhgO gene encoding L-2-hydroxyglutarate oxidase, with translation MYDFVIIGGGIIGMSTAMQLIDVYPEARIALLEKESGPACHQTGHNSGVIHAGVYYTPGSLKAKFCLAGNRATKDFCDQNGIRYDSCGKMLVATSALEMERMRALWDRTAANGLEREWLNADELREREPNITGLGSIFVPSSGIVSYRDVTAAMANIFQARGGEIVYNAEVSALKEHASGVVVRTHQGEEFEGATLISCSGLMADRLVKMLGIEPGFIICPFRGEYFRLAPQHNQIVNHLIYPIPDPAMPFLGVHLTRMIDGSVTVGPNAVLAFKREGYRKRDFSLADTLEILGSSGIRRVLQNNLRSGLGEMKNSLCKSGYLRLVQKYCPSLTLSDLQPWPAGVRAQAVSPDGKLIDDFLFVTTPRTIHTCNAPSPAATSAIPIGAHIVSKVQTLLANQSNPGRTLRAARSADTLHAAFSDNV, from the coding sequence ATGTATGACTTTGTGATTATTGGCGGCGGCATTATCGGCATGTCGACCGCCATGCAGCTGATTGACGTCTATCCTGAGGCGCGAATTGCGCTGCTGGAAAAAGAGTCCGGCCCGGCCTGCCATCAGACGGGCCACAACAGCGGCGTGATCCACGCTGGCGTCTATTACACGCCCGGCAGCCTGAAGGCGAAGTTTTGCCTCGCGGGAAATCGCGCCACCAAAGACTTTTGCGATCAAAACGGTATCCGCTACGACAGCTGCGGGAAAATGCTGGTCGCCACCTCGGCGCTGGAGATGGAGCGCATGCGCGCGCTGTGGGATCGTACCGCCGCTAACGGACTGGAGCGCGAGTGGCTGAACGCCGACGAGCTGCGCGAACGCGAGCCAAACATCACCGGGCTTGGCAGCATTTTTGTCCCTTCCAGCGGCATCGTCAGCTACCGCGACGTAACGGCAGCGATGGCGAACATCTTCCAGGCCAGAGGCGGTGAAATTGTGTATAACGCCGAGGTCAGCGCCCTGAAAGAACATGCGTCGGGCGTAGTCGTTCGCACGCATCAGGGGGAGGAGTTTGAAGGCGCGACGCTGATTAGCTGCTCTGGACTGATGGCCGACCGACTGGTGAAAATGCTCGGCATCGAACCGGGTTTTATCATCTGTCCGTTCCGGGGCGAATACTTCCGACTTGCGCCACAGCACAACCAGATCGTGAACCATCTGATCTACCCTATTCCCGACCCGGCAATGCCGTTTCTCGGGGTTCATCTTACCCGGATGATCGACGGCAGCGTGACGGTTGGACCTAACGCGGTGCTGGCGTTCAAACGTGAAGGCTACCGTAAGCGCGACTTCTCGCTGGCCGACACGCTGGAGATCTTAGGTTCTTCCGGCATCCGTCGCGTGTTGCAGAACAACCTGCGATCCGGGCTTGGCGAGATGAAAAATTCGCTGTGTAAAAGCGGCTATCTGCGGCTGGTGCAAAAGTACTGCCCGAGCCTGACGCTCAGCGATCTGCAACCGTGGCCTGCGGGGGTACGCGCACAGGCGGTATCTCCTGACGGCAAACTGATCGACGATTTTCTGTTCGTCACTACTCCGAGAACAATTCACACCTGTAATGCGCCCTCTCCGGCGGCAACGTCGGCAATCCCCATCGGTGCGCATATCGTCAGCAAGGTTCAGACGCTGCTGGCAAACCAGAGCAATCCCGGACGCACGCTACGTGCGGCACGTAGCGCGGACACCTTACACGCCGCCTTTTCCGATAACGTTTAA
- the lysM gene encoding peptidoglycan-binding protein LysM, protein MGIFNFVKDAGEKLWDAVTGNHEKEDLAKKVQDHLSKTGIPDSDKVNVQIVDGKATVSGDGLSQEAKEKILIAVGNIAGIGSVEDQVKTATPATESQFYTVKSGDTLSAISKQVYGNANLYNKIFEANKPMLKSPDKIYPGQVLRIPEE, encoded by the coding sequence ATGGGTATTTTCAACTTTGTTAAAGACGCCGGGGAAAAGCTTTGGGATGCGGTGACCGGCAATCACGAGAAAGAAGATTTAGCAAAGAAGGTCCAGGATCACCTGTCTAAAACGGGTATTCCGGATTCTGATAAAGTGAATGTTCAAATCGTCGACGGCAAAGCGACCGTTTCCGGTGACGGATTAAGCCAGGAAGCAAAAGAAAAAATCCTCATTGCGGTGGGGAACATCGCGGGGATCGGAAGCGTGGAAGATCAGGTGAAAACCGCAACTCCCGCAACAGAGAGCCAGTTCTATACGGTCAAATCTGGCGATACCTTAAGCGCAATTTCGAAACAGGTTTACGGTAACGCCAATCTGTATAACAAAATCTTTGAAGCGAATAAGCCGATGCTGAAAAGCCCGGATAAAATTTATCCCGGCCAGGTTCTGCGTATTCCGGAAGAGTGA
- the gabT gene encoding 4-aminobutyrate--2-oxoglutarate transaminase, producing MSTNKELMQRRSNAVPRGVGQIHPIFAERAENCRVWDVEGREFLDFAGGIAVLNTGHLHPQIVSAVEAQLKKLSHTCFQVLAYEPYLELCEIMNKKVPGNFDKKTLLVTTGSEAVENAVKIARAATKRTGTIAFSGAYHGRTHYTLSLTGKVNPYSAGMGLMPGHVYRALYPCALHGISDDDAIASIHRIFKNDAAPEDIAAIVIEPVQGEGGFYSASPAFMQRLREMCDEHGIMLIADEVQSGAGRTGTLFAMEQMGVAPDLTTFAKSIAGGFPLAGVTGRAEVMDAIPPGGLGGTYAGNPIACAAALAVLNIFEQENLLQKANDLGKTLRDGLLAIAETHREIGDVRGLGAMIAIELFEDGDHTKPDAKLTAEIVARARDKGLILLSCGPYYNVLRILVPLTIEDAQIRQGLDIIAECFAEAKQR from the coding sequence ATGAGCACCAATAAAGAATTAATGCAGCGTCGCAGCAATGCCGTGCCCCGTGGCGTAGGTCAGATCCACCCGATATTTGCCGAGCGCGCGGAAAACTGCCGGGTCTGGGACGTTGAGGGCCGGGAGTTTCTCGATTTTGCGGGCGGTATTGCGGTGCTGAATACCGGACACCTGCATCCGCAAATTGTCTCAGCGGTGGAAGCACAGCTGAAAAAGCTGTCGCATACCTGCTTCCAGGTGCTGGCCTATGAGCCGTACCTGGAACTGTGCGAAATTATGAACAAAAAGGTGCCGGGAAACTTCGACAAGAAAACGCTGTTGGTCACCACCGGTTCTGAAGCCGTCGAAAATGCGGTCAAAATTGCCCGCGCGGCGACGAAACGCACGGGCACCATCGCCTTCAGCGGTGCTTATCACGGCCGCACCCACTACACCCTGTCGCTGACCGGCAAAGTAAACCCTTATTCTGCCGGAATGGGGCTAATGCCGGGTCACGTCTATCGCGCGCTGTATCCGTGCGCGCTGCACGGCATTAGCGATGACGATGCCATCGCCAGTATTCACCGCATCTTCAAAAACGATGCTGCGCCGGAAGATATTGCCGCCATCGTTATCGAACCGGTTCAGGGCGAGGGCGGGTTCTACTCCGCTTCACCTGCCTTTATGCAGCGCCTGCGCGAAATGTGCGATGAGCACGGGATCATGCTGATTGCCGACGAAGTGCAGAGCGGTGCAGGTCGTACCGGCACGCTGTTTGCGATGGAGCAGATGGGCGTTGCGCCGGATCTCACCACCTTTGCGAAATCAATCGCCGGGGGCTTCCCGCTGGCGGGCGTGACAGGGCGCGCGGAGGTGATGGATGCTATTCCTCCGGGCGGGCTGGGCGGCACCTATGCCGGTAACCCGATTGCCTGCGCTGCCGCGCTGGCGGTACTCAACATTTTCGAGCAGGAGAACCTGCTGCAAAAAGCCAACGATCTCGGCAAAACCCTGCGTGACGGTCTGCTGGCGATTGCTGAAACGCACCGCGAGATTGGCGACGTGCGCGGTCTGGGCGCAATGATCGCCATCGAACTGTTCGAAGACGGCGACCACACTAAACCGGACGCCAAATTAACCGCCGAGATTGTGGCGCGCGCCCGCGATAAGGGGCTGATTTTGCTCTCCTGCGGCCCCTACTACAACGTGCTGCGAATCCTTGTGCCGCTCACCATTGAAGACGCGCAAATCCGCCAGGGGCTGGACATCATCGCCGAGTGTTTTGCCGAGGCGAAGCAGAGGTAA
- a CDS encoding rhodanese family protein → MTIGTISPRDALLRIEQGARLIDIRDADEYLHEHIPQAELAPLPALEQGGLPEKLRGEQIIFHCQSGKRTQNNAAKLQAAAAPADVWLLEGGIEGWKAAGLPVAEDKSQPLPLMRQVQIAAGGLTLLGVLLGYSVSSGFFLLSGFVGAGLMFAGISGFCGMARLLEIMPWNRRT, encoded by the coding sequence ATGACCATCGGGACGATCTCCCCGCGCGATGCGCTGTTACGTATTGAGCAGGGTGCCAGACTGATAGATATTCGCGACGCCGATGAATACCTGCATGAGCATATTCCGCAGGCAGAGCTGGCCCCGCTTCCGGCGCTGGAACAGGGCGGCTTACCAGAAAAGCTCAGAGGCGAGCAGATTATTTTTCACTGTCAGTCCGGGAAACGTACGCAAAACAATGCGGCAAAACTGCAGGCCGCGGCGGCACCTGCCGACGTCTGGCTGCTGGAAGGCGGTATTGAGGGCTGGAAAGCTGCGGGTTTGCCGGTAGCAGAAGATAAGTCACAGCCGCTGCCGTTGATGCGTCAGGTGCAAATTGCAGCAGGCGGGCTGACCCTGCTTGGCGTCTTGCTGGGTTACAGCGTCAGCAGCGGTTTTTTCCTGTTGAGCGGTTTCGTGGGTGCAGGACTGATGTTTGCCGGAATTAGCGGATTCTGCGGCATGGCTCGCCTACTCGAAATCATGCCATGGAATCGCCGAACGTAA